The following are encoded together in the Clostridium sp. 'White wine YQ' genome:
- a CDS encoding DMT family transporter, with product MLYIILSVLAGVSIVLSRVINSNLSKKIGLFQGTFFNYLTGLSFSVIILVISKDGFNTNAIFSGNIPFQAYLGGFLGVLFVAFSSYITPKMSAFYLTLFTFVGQLLGGIVIDYFSLNILSMGKIIGGVLVLIGLSYNLFIDKKAESDVIAGTSSAE from the coding sequence ATGCTATATATAATTCTTTCAGTTTTGGCTGGAGTTTCTATAGTTCTCTCAAGAGTCATAAACTCAAATTTATCCAAAAAAATTGGCCTTTTTCAAGGAACTTTTTTCAACTACTTAACTGGATTAAGCTTTTCAGTAATTATACTAGTTATTAGTAAAGATGGCTTTAATACAAATGCTATTTTCTCAGGAAATATTCCCTTCCAAGCCTATCTTGGAGGTTTTTTAGGAGTGCTATTTGTTGCTTTTTCAAGCTATATAACGCCTAAAATGTCTGCTTTTTATTTAACATTATTTACATTCGTAGGGCAATTACTTGGAGGAATAGTCATTGATTACTTCTCATTAAATATATTATCTATGGGAAAAATTATAGGCGGTGTCTTAGTTCTTATAGGACTTTCCTATAACTTGTTTATAGACAAGAAAGCTGAATCTGATGTAATTGCTGGTACAAGCTCTGCAGAATAA
- a CDS encoding IS1/IS1595 family N-terminal zinc-binding domain-containing protein, with the protein MNHLATYFRRMFLKAEDIFTKVQIDEIMKSIKPNYPHECPRCNSKCINRNGKTKLKRQRYICKACGKSFSETTGSPFMYSKKPLETWIKYIFCIKENLPLRDTSRLLGINLSTSFFWRHKILSVVGAELESPFLSNVIELHELKLKENFKGNHSRKLLPPLNERDSILILSSKDSFNNSLFKPSCKNVVTREVLDDILVPIIKNGTILGTPRNPLYIKFAKDNNLKLSMYGSLSYLRDGVNLGNAKKQSIDFKRFLYVYSGVASKYLSYYINLFILKSIDAENLVKEIFNKLLFGLRQLKINCFDKVQYSGALKAS; encoded by the coding sequence TTGAATCACTTGGCTACATATTTCAGAAGAATGTTTCTAAAAGCTGAAGACATTTTTACTAAAGTCCAAATTGATGAAATCATGAAAAGTATTAAGCCTAACTATCCCCATGAATGTCCTAGATGTAATAGTAAATGTATAAATAGAAACGGCAAAACAAAACTTAAAAGGCAACGATATATTTGTAAAGCCTGCGGAAAGAGCTTTTCAGAGACAACTGGTTCTCCATTTATGTATAGCAAGAAACCTCTAGAAACTTGGATAAAATATATATTTTGCATTAAAGAAAACCTACCTCTTAGAGATACTTCAAGGTTACTTGGAATTAACTTAAGCACAAGCTTCTTCTGGAGACATAAAATCTTAAGCGTCGTTGGTGCGGAATTAGAAAGTCCATTTCTCTCAAATGTTATAGAATTACACGAACTAAAATTGAAAGAAAATTTCAAAGGAAATCATTCAAGAAAACTACTACCTCCACTTAATGAAAGAGATTCCATATTAATATTAAGTTCTAAGGATTCATTTAACAATTCACTCTTTAAACCCTCATGTAAAAATGTAGTTACAAGAGAGGTTTTAGATGATATTCTTGTTCCCATTATTAAGAATGGTACAATTCTTGGAACACCAAGGAACCCTTTGTACATTAAGTTTGCAAAAGATAATAATCTTAAACTTTCAATGTATGGAAGTCTTTCATATTTGAGGGATGGAGTAAATTTGGGTAATGCTAAAAAACAATCTATAGATTTCAAGCGTTTCTTATATGTTTATTCTGGCGTAGCTAGTAAGTATTTAAGTTACTATATTAACTTATTTATTTTAAAATCTATCGATGCTGAAAATTTAGTAAAAGAAATATTTAATAAGCTTTTATTTGGTCTAAGGCAGCTGAAAATTAATTGTTTTGATAAGGTTCAATATAGTGGTGCCTTGAAGGCTTCTTAA
- the queF gene encoding preQ(1) synthase produces MEKQFEGRSKEELEGISLLGNQGTKYKTQYDPSILEVFDNKHPDNDYFVKFNCPEFTSLCPMTGQPDFATIYISYIPGQKMVESKALKLYLFSFRNHGDFHEDCVNIIMKDLIKIMDPKYIEVWGKFTPRGGISIDPYCNYGKKGTMFEEMAKNRLFQHDMYPEKIDNR; encoded by the coding sequence ATGGAAAAGCAATTTGAAGGCAGAAGTAAAGAAGAACTAGAAGGAATTAGTTTACTAGGAAATCAAGGTACAAAATATAAAACACAATATGATCCAAGTATTTTAGAAGTATTTGATAATAAACATCCAGACAATGATTATTTTGTAAAGTTTAATTGCCCAGAGTTCACAAGTCTTTGTCCTATGACTGGTCAACCAGATTTTGCAACAATATATATAAGCTATATACCTGGTCAAAAGATGGTGGAGAGCAAAGCCTTAAAGTTATATTTGTTTAGCTTCAGAAATCACGGAGATTTCCATGAGGACTGCGTAAACATAATAATGAAAGATTTAATTAAGATAATGGATCCAAAGTACATTGAAGTTTGGGGCAAGTTCACACCAAGAGGTGGAATAAGCATAGATCCATATTGCAATTATGGCAAAAAAGGTACAATGTTTGAAGAAATGGCTAAGAATCGTCTATTCCAACATGATATGTACCCAGAAAAAATAGATAATAGATAA
- the queC gene encoding 7-cyano-7-deazaguanine synthase QueC: MRNEKAVVVFSGGQDSTTCLFWAKKHFKEVIAVSFDYNQKHSLELECAKNIAKELEVEHHILDMKLLGQLAPNALTRSDIEIKAGEEGELPTTFVDGRNMLFLTFAAVFAKQKGARNLITGVCETDFSGYPDCRDIFIKSLNVTLNLAMDYQFVIHTPIMWINKEETWKMADEMGALEYIREKTLTCYNGIIGDGCGECPSCKLRKRGLDDYLNSKNK; this comes from the coding sequence ATGAGAAATGAGAAAGCAGTAGTAGTTTTTAGTGGTGGACAAGATTCCACAACCTGTTTATTTTGGGCAAAGAAGCATTTTAAAGAGGTAATTGCAGTTTCTTTTGATTACAATCAAAAACATTCTTTAGAGCTTGAATGTGCAAAAAACATAGCAAAGGAACTAGAGGTAGAGCACCATATCTTAGATATGAAGTTATTAGGACAGTTAGCTCCAAATGCATTAACTAGAAGTGATATTGAAATAAAAGCAGGAGAAGAAGGAGAACTTCCTACTACTTTTGTGGATGGAAGGAACATGTTATTTTTAACCTTTGCAGCAGTTTTTGCAAAGCAAAAGGGTGCACGTAATTTAATTACAGGAGTATGTGAAACAGATTTTAGTGGATATCCAGATTGTAGAGATATCTTTATCAAGTCATTAAATGTAACCTTAAATCTTGCAATGGATTATCAATTTGTAATTCACACTCCAATTATGTGGATTAATAAAGAAGAAACTTGGAAGATGGCAGATGAAATGGGAGCATTAGAATATATAAGAGAAAAAACATTAACTTGCTACAATGGAATAATTGGAGATGGTTGCGGAGAATGTCCATCTTGTAAGCTTAGAAAAAGAGGCTTAGATGATTATTTAAATTCAAAAAATAAGTAG
- the folE gene encoding GTP cyclohydrolase I FolE has translation MKKEIDKKSIEKNIREILIALGDNPDREGLKDTPKRVAKMFEEVFEGMLYSNEEIAEKFGVTFEEEDFALEKHKNMVIVKDIPIFSYCEHHIALMYNMKVSVGYIPNEKVIGLSKIARIAEMVGKRLQLQERIAMDIADVIEMATDSKDIAVIVEGEHSCMTSRGVKKPGSVTKTTVFRGEFDKKDSLRQEFLLLL, from the coding sequence ATGAAGAAGGAAATAGATAAGAAGTCTATTGAGAAAAATATAAGAGAAATTCTTATTGCCCTAGGAGATAATCCTGACAGAGAAGGATTAAAGGATACTCCAAAGAGAGTGGCAAAAATGTTTGAGGAAGTTTTTGAAGGAATGCTTTATTCCAATGAAGAGATAGCTGAAAAGTTTGGAGTTACATTTGAGGAAGAGGATTTTGCTCTTGAGAAGCATAAAAATATGGTTATTGTAAAAGATATTCCTATATTTAGTTACTGTGAGCATCACATAGCCCTTATGTACAATATGAAAGTGTCAGTTGGATATATACCAAATGAAAAGGTAATTGGACTTAGTAAAATTGCAAGAATTGCTGAGATGGTTGGAAAAAGACTTCAGCTTCAAGAAAGAATAGCTATGGATATTGCAGATGTTATTGAAATGGCTACAGATTCTAAGGATATTGCAGTAATTGTAGAAGGTGAGCATAGCTGTATGACTTCAAGAGGAGTTAAAAAGCCAGGGTCAGTTACTAAAACCACAGTATTTAGAGGAGAATTTGATAAAAAGGATAGTTTAAGACAAGAATTTTTATTATTACTTTAG
- the queE gene encoding putative 7-carboxy-7-deazaguanine synthase QueE, with protein sequence MVYNVIEKFLSIDGEGPTAGELATFIRFGGCNLACLWCDTAYSIPKSVKGEALTKEDIYQFIKDNGAKNVTLTGGEPLIQEGIEELIYFLSKDKELLIHIETNGSMPVYKYEKIDNVIFILDYKLPSSKMEQKMDTKNYENLRNIDVCKFVIESMEDLEKAREVVEKYKLIESCLVYFSPITTKIKPVEIVEFMKEHKMNNIRLQIQLHKIIWSPETRGV encoded by the coding sequence ATGGTATATAACGTAATTGAAAAGTTCTTATCAATTGATGGAGAAGGGCCAACTGCTGGAGAGCTTGCAACATTTATAAGATTCGGAGGATGTAATCTTGCATGTTTATGGTGTGATACAGCTTATTCCATTCCTAAGTCTGTAAAAGGGGAAGCTTTAACTAAAGAAGATATCTACCAATTTATAAAAGATAATGGAGCTAAAAATGTTACCCTGACAGGGGGAGAACCATTAATTCAAGAAGGCATAGAAGAACTTATATATTTTTTATCAAAGGATAAAGAATTGTTAATTCATATAGAAACAAATGGCTCAATGCCAGTTTACAAATATGAAAAAATAGATAATGTAATTTTTATTTTAGATTATAAATTGCCAAGTAGTAAAATGGAACAAAAGATGGATACTAAGAATTATGAAAATCTTAGAAATATAGACGTATGCAAATTTGTTATTGAATCAATGGAAGATCTAGAAAAAGCTAGAGAAGTAGTAGAGAAATATAAATTAATTGAAAGTTGTTTAGTTTATTTTAGTCCGATAACTACAAAAATTAAGCCAGTAGAAATAGTCGAGTTTATGAAAGAACATAAAATGAATAACATAAGGTTACAAATTCAATTACATAAGATAATATGGTCACCAGAAACTAGGGGGGTTTAG
- a CDS encoding 6-pyruvoyl trahydropterin synthase family protein gives MFILKSEIGFDSSHYLGGYNGKCANIHGHRYRLVIKVKGNKLKESGTNRAMVEDFNYIKVALKEIHDLFDHKLIIEDDEIGRDLIKRLEGTPQNFEYFLVPYRPTAEEMSRDIFNKIKEKGIDIYEVELFETPTNSCIYREDE, from the coding sequence ATGTTTATTTTAAAAAGTGAAATTGGATTTGATTCATCGCATTATTTGGGAGGATACAATGGCAAGTGTGCCAATATACATGGACATAGATATAGATTAGTTATAAAAGTTAAGGGTAATAAGTTAAAGGAATCTGGAACAAATCGTGCAATGGTTGAAGATTTCAATTATATAAAGGTAGCACTTAAGGAGATTCACGATTTATTCGATCACAAGTTAATCATAGAAGACGATGAAATTGGTAGGGATTTAATCAAGCGTTTAGAAGGAACACCACAAAATTTTGAATACTTCTTAGTACCATATAGACCTACGGCTGAAGAAATGTCTAGAGATATTTTTAATAAGATAAAGGAAAAAGGAATAGATATTTACGAAGTTGAACTTTTTGAAACTCCTACTAATAGCTGTATTTATAGGGAGGATGAGTAG
- a CDS encoding methyl-accepting chemotaxis protein: MEGKKLKINMNVNVKEQSFRLKVTLLIIALTLIPLVASNGYLGVKNVMQVKSNVSDTQLMNADLIIGQSNAALEKALGVVNIVASSESVQSMDFDKADAYVKELLKENPIFSDAGIVGPNGMQVYNSLGKDKLGDRSDRDYFKAGMNGQSGFSDVLISKSTNKPIVVCYAPVKKDNKVIGVLNANMSLDKFSDIVTDAMKGHDGQAFIVDKTGKVIAHKDKSLVEKTSDYSKLLPVQNVIKKQQGTVEYDNNGTKVLAAYEPIEIANWGLVVEMDSSAANKGVTSLIWTIVSIVFFILLLAVYVSYKLAQYITNPLVNIKKKISLAAGGNLKDAPIDGKILDRNDEFGQIANGFNEMVDSISGLIKEIKDSNDVIVSSSDALSNTATQVATATDEVANAVEEISKTAEDQARQTESGAAKVNELAENIELVGTATSEMKNISVNAQTTSDKGLEAVNVLMEKTKENNKATKEVSATIDDVNDSANKIGAIIEAIGQIAEQTNLLALNAAIEAARAGEAGKGFAVVADEVRTLSEQSSESANEISALIYEVQKQAKTAVDMMRFAEKVVNEQNEAVQETGELFKKISGLIQELSSKMNEIDRYGHIMDSRKDEIVNVITNIAAASEESAASTQEVAASTEEQLSAMEEIEANTNSLSSLAKKLEEAIDKFNI; encoded by the coding sequence ATGGAAGGAAAAAAGCTAAAAATCAACATGAATGTAAATGTTAAAGAACAAAGCTTTAGGCTTAAAGTTACTTTATTAATAATTGCATTAACATTGATACCACTTGTAGCATCTAATGGATATTTAGGTGTGAAAAATGTTATGCAAGTTAAAAGTAATGTTTCTGATACTCAATTAATGAATGCTGATTTAATAATTGGGCAGAGTAATGCCGCACTAGAAAAGGCACTAGGTGTTGTAAATATTGTTGCAAGTTCTGAGAGTGTACAATCCATGGATTTTGATAAAGCTGATGCTTATGTGAAAGAACTGCTTAAAGAAAATCCGATATTCTCAGATGCAGGAATTGTTGGTCCTAACGGGATGCAAGTGTATAATTCCTTAGGTAAGGATAAATTAGGAGATAGATCTGATAGAGATTACTTTAAAGCTGGAATGAATGGTCAATCTGGTTTTTCAGATGTATTAATTTCAAAATCAACTAATAAGCCAATAGTTGTTTGCTATGCACCTGTAAAAAAAGATAATAAAGTTATTGGTGTATTGAATGCAAATATGAGTCTTGATAAATTTAGTGATATTGTTACAGATGCAATGAAAGGACATGATGGACAGGCGTTCATAGTAGATAAAACAGGGAAAGTTATTGCACATAAAGATAAAAGTTTAGTAGAAAAAACTTCTGACTATTCAAAGTTATTACCAGTTCAAAATGTTATTAAAAAACAACAAGGAACTGTTGAGTATGATAATAATGGAACGAAAGTTCTAGCAGCATATGAACCAATTGAAATAGCAAACTGGGGGCTTGTAGTAGAAATGGATTCTTCTGCAGCTAATAAAGGGGTTACTTCATTAATATGGACAATAGTATCAATAGTATTTTTCATATTATTATTGGCAGTATATGTATCATATAAATTAGCTCAATATATAACAAACCCATTAGTTAATATTAAAAAGAAAATTAGCTTAGCTGCTGGTGGAAATTTAAAGGATGCACCTATAGATGGAAAGATATTAGATAGAAATGATGAATTTGGTCAAATAGCTAATGGCTTTAATGAAATGGTTGATAGCATTAGCGGATTAATTAAAGAAATTAAGGATTCTAATGATGTTATAGTTAGCTCATCAGATGCATTGTCTAATACTGCGACTCAAGTGGCTACAGCTACTGATGAAGTTGCAAATGCGGTAGAAGAAATATCTAAAACAGCAGAAGATCAAGCAAGACAAACTGAAAGCGGAGCAGCTAAAGTGAATGAATTAGCAGAAAATATCGAGCTTGTAGGTACTGCAACTTCTGAAATGAAAAATATTTCTGTAAATGCGCAAACAACAAGTGACAAAGGCTTAGAAGCTGTAAATGTGTTAATGGAAAAGACAAAAGAAAATAATAAGGCGACTAAGGAGGTTAGCGCTACTATCGATGACGTAAATGATAGTGCTAATAAGATAGGAGCTATTATTGAGGCAATAGGACAAATAGCAGAACAAACAAATCTCCTAGCATTAAATGCAGCAATAGAAGCAGCAAGAGCTGGTGAAGCAGGTAAAGGCTTTGCAGTAGTAGCTGATGAAGTTAGAACATTATCAGAGCAATCTTCAGAATCAGCTAATGAGATAAGTGCATTAATTTATGAGGTTCAGAAACAAGCTAAAACTGCAGTAGATATGATGAGATTTGCAGAAAAAGTTGTAAATGAGCAAAATGAAGCTGTACAGGAAACTGGAGAATTATTTAAAAAGATCTCAGGCTTAATACAAGAATTAAGTTCTAAAATGAATGAAATTGATAGATATGGCCATATAATGGACAGCAGGAAAGATGAAATTGTAAATGTAATTACAAATATAGCTGCTGCATCAGAAGAATCAGCTGCATCAACTCAAGAAGTAGCTGCATCAACTGAAGAACAACTAAGTGCTATGGAAGAAATTGAAGCAAATACAAATAGTTTAAGTTCTTTAGCAAAGAAATTAGAAGAAGCTATAGATAAGTTTAATATTTAA
- a CDS encoding efflux RND transporter periplasmic adaptor subunit, whose translation MKKKLITWIIIVVVVGGIITVGTLGRKNKNNLVSVKTSTASQGEIKAYLSTTATIKSKNSKDYFPIQGQVKKVNVKVGDSVTKGQVLAEFDVADPNAAVKQAQLAYDNAVLTKQNQINSNNDAKNSIADIDNQISNIDKQIETLKNNPSQAAQVTQLENQKATLMNKKDSLKVPFSNEQLKQSDNNIALQKISLDTANANLSKSKNTIVADFDGVVTAVNLTEGATSSMATQPAITIQDVNNLKAVMSVGKYDASKIKIGQDAVIKNGQSELKGKVSFIAPTAEKTASPTGSDTTLNVEIDITDKPDGLRIDFDTDVDVLLGKVNNVIKVPAESIVTDKTGKTFIYTVANNKVVEKDVTLGLQSDMEAQIVNGVQDGDKVILNPSGDIKTGELVKDSTGDGK comes from the coding sequence ATGAAAAAGAAATTAATTACTTGGATTATCATTGTAGTTGTTGTTGGTGGAATAATAACTGTTGGTACCTTAGGAAGAAAAAATAAGAATAATTTAGTAAGTGTAAAAACATCAACAGCCTCTCAAGGAGAAATTAAGGCTTATCTTTCAACTACAGCTACTATAAAATCAAAGAATAGTAAAGATTATTTTCCTATTCAAGGACAAGTTAAGAAAGTAAATGTAAAAGTAGGTGACTCCGTTACAAAGGGACAAGTTTTAGCTGAGTTTGATGTGGCTGACCCAAATGCAGCCGTTAAACAAGCACAATTAGCATATGATAATGCTGTACTTACTAAACAAAACCAAATAAATAGCAATAATGATGCTAAGAACAGCATTGCAGATATTGATAACCAGATTTCAAATATTGATAAACAAATAGAAACATTAAAAAACAATCCTTCACAAGCTGCTCAAGTTACTCAGCTAGAAAATCAAAAAGCAACACTAATGAATAAAAAAGACTCATTAAAGGTTCCATTTTCAAATGAACAATTAAAACAATCAGATAATAATATAGCTCTTCAAAAAATATCTTTAGATACTGCTAATGCTAATCTTTCAAAGAGCAAAAATACAATTGTTGCTGATTTTGATGGAGTAGTAACTGCTGTAAACCTAACTGAAGGTGCCACTTCTTCAATGGCTACTCAACCAGCTATTACTATACAGGATGTTAATAATTTGAAAGCTGTTATGTCTGTAGGCAAATATGATGCTTCTAAAATTAAAATAGGACAAGATGCTGTAATTAAGAATGGTCAATCAGAATTAAAAGGAAAGGTATCTTTCATAGCTCCTACAGCTGAAAAAACTGCTTCTCCTACTGGATCTGATACTACTCTAAATGTAGAAATTGACATCACAGATAAACCTGACGGATTAAGGATCGACTTCGATACTGATGTTGATGTGCTATTAGGTAAAGTCAATAATGTTATTAAAGTTCCTGCCGAAAGTATTGTTACTGATAAAACTGGTAAAACTTTTATATACACAGTAGCGAATAATAAGGTTGTTGAAAAAGATGTAACTCTTGGTCTTCAATCAGATATGGAAGCTCAAATAGTTAACGGTGTACAAGATGGTGACAAGGTTATATTAAATCCAAGTGGGGATATAAAAACAGGTGAACTAGTTAAAGATTCTACAGGAGATGGTAAATAA
- a CDS encoding ABC transporter ATP-binding protein, with protein MIEIKDVVKSYVNGEINFKALKGIDLKIEKGEFTSIMGPSGSGKSTMMNILGCLDRLDEGSYILNGKNVSNLTDNELAFIRNKEIGFVFQAFNLLPRMTILENVELPMAYAGVPLKERREKALSALDKVGLIDRIKHKPNEISGGQKQRVAIARAIVNTPAVIMADEPTGNLDTKSSVEIMKIFQDLNNEGATIIMVTHEPDIANHTKRVVRFRDGQIVDDYEVKDRIIL; from the coding sequence ATGATTGAAATCAAAGATGTGGTTAAAAGCTATGTTAATGGTGAAATTAACTTCAAAGCATTAAAAGGTATTGATTTAAAGATTGAAAAAGGAGAATTCACCTCTATAATGGGTCCTTCTGGTTCTGGGAAATCAACTATGATGAACATATTAGGCTGCTTAGATAGATTAGATGAAGGTTCTTATATTCTCAATGGAAAAAATGTTTCTAATTTAACTGATAATGAACTAGCTTTTATTAGAAATAAAGAAATTGGCTTCGTATTTCAAGCATTTAATCTACTACCGAGAATGACTATTTTAGAAAATGTCGAGCTACCTATGGCATATGCCGGAGTACCACTAAAAGAAAGAAGAGAAAAAGCTCTATCAGCATTAGATAAGGTTGGACTAATTGATAGAATAAAACATAAGCCTAATGAGATTTCTGGAGGTCAGAAACAAAGAGTTGCAATTGCTCGTGCTATTGTTAACACACCTGCTGTAATTATGGCAGACGAACCTACTGGAAATCTAGATACTAAGTCCTCAGTTGAAATAATGAAGATTTTTCAAGACTTAAACAATGAAGGTGCCACAATAATAATGGTTACCCATGAACCTGACATAGCAAACCATACTAAAAGAGTTGTTAGATTTAGAGATGGTCAAATAGTTGATGATTATGAAGTAAAGGATAGAATTATTCTATAA
- a CDS encoding ABC transporter permease, whose product MNILANLVENFKMALDSIISNKMRSFLTMLGIIIGISSVITIVSLGQGGQNSITGEFEKFGSSTVNVSIDSSKAEQSDRITYEDIKQIKNKVDTVKYVAPFVSKSGVAISDTENKRANITGTNTDGLTIQNLEFLYGRSFNEREYSEGKNVVIIDEIAAKALFGYSDATGKTIKIGSSQSPIKATIIGVTSSPMASFGGMNNQRPAMVYVPATLLQNMYSNEFSIDRISVMATDKNSTEDAGIGAKNILESRHNNRGKDMYIAENAISQIDQINNVLGIFTAFIGAVAAISLIVGGIGVMNIMLVSVTERTREIGIRKAIGATTGAILLQFLTESVIISLLGGIIGMIIGIAGAYGIGQFANITPSLSPIVIIGAILFSSAVGIFFGIYPARKAASLDPIDALRYE is encoded by the coding sequence ATGAATATATTAGCTAATTTAGTAGAAAACTTTAAAATGGCCTTAGATAGCATTATTTCAAATAAAATGCGCTCCTTTCTCACAATGCTTGGGATAATCATAGGCATAAGTTCAGTTATAACCATAGTTTCACTTGGACAAGGTGGGCAAAACTCCATAACAGGTGAATTTGAAAAGTTTGGTTCCTCAACAGTAAATGTATCTATTGATTCTTCAAAGGCAGAACAAAGTGATCGTATTACTTATGAAGATATTAAGCAAATTAAAAACAAGGTAGATACTGTAAAATATGTTGCTCCTTTCGTTTCAAAATCTGGTGTCGCAATCTCTGATACTGAAAATAAAAGAGCAAACATTACTGGAACAAATACTGATGGTTTAACTATTCAGAATTTAGAATTTTTGTATGGAAGGTCATTTAATGAAAGAGAATATTCTGAAGGTAAAAATGTTGTAATAATAGATGAGATAGCTGCTAAAGCTTTATTTGGCTATAGTGATGCTACTGGAAAAACAATAAAAATAGGTTCATCACAATCTCCTATAAAGGCAACCATAATAGGGGTAACTTCTTCTCCTATGGCTTCTTTTGGTGGGATGAATAACCAAAGACCTGCAATGGTTTATGTTCCTGCTACTTTGCTTCAAAATATGTATTCTAATGAATTTTCAATTGATAGAATTAGTGTTATGGCAACTGATAAAAATTCAACTGAAGATGCTGGAATAGGTGCTAAAAACATACTGGAAAGCAGACATAATAATAGAGGTAAAGATATGTATATAGCAGAGAATGCTATTAGCCAAATAGACCAAATTAATAATGTACTTGGAATTTTCACAGCATTTATTGGAGCTGTTGCTGCTATATCTCTTATTGTAGGTGGAATAGGTGTTATGAATATAATGTTAGTATCAGTAACTGAAAGAACAAGAGAAATAGGTATAAGAAAAGCTATTGGTGCTACCACAGGTGCAATTCTACTTCAATTCTTAACTGAATCAGTAATAATATCACTTTTGGGTGGAATCATAGGCATGATAATTGGAATTGCAGGCGCATATGGAATAGGTCAGTTTGCTAATATTACTCCTTCGTTGTCTCCAATTGTTATTATAGGTGCAATATTATTCTCCTCTGCAGTTGGTATATTCTTTGGAATTTACCCAGCTAGAAAAGCTGCTAGCTTAGACCCTATAGATGCACTACGATATGAATAA